The following are from one region of the Phycisphaeraceae bacterium genome:
- the rnc gene encoding ribonuclease III: MDQTTLQTAERILGVRFTDHELLKEALTHASIAQTRLSSNERLEFLGDAVLGMIVCEHIFNEFPDLLEGDMTKIKSSVVSRRTCATIANAMGLPELLKLGKGMQTRGDLPSSLAAAALESVIGAVYLEAGLDAVKAFLLPHIEALVQRAASSGHQHNFKSVLQQHAQQVFGTSPVYVLHAEEGPDHAKRFLVGVEIEGRAFDPCWGRSKKQAEQQAALAALRQLGVAAENGDGEVVIVAGLEIAEEIVATTDAEASDNAPA; the protein is encoded by the coding sequence ATGGACCAGACCACACTGCAGACAGCGGAGCGCATCCTCGGGGTGCGGTTCACCGATCATGAGTTGCTCAAGGAAGCGTTGACGCACGCGTCGATCGCGCAGACGCGTCTTTCGTCGAACGAGCGGCTCGAGTTCCTGGGCGACGCGGTGCTCGGGATGATCGTGTGCGAGCACATCTTCAACGAGTTCCCCGACCTGCTCGAGGGCGACATGACGAAGATCAAGTCGTCAGTCGTGTCGAGGCGGACCTGCGCGACGATCGCGAACGCGATGGGGCTGCCGGAGCTGCTGAAGCTGGGGAAGGGGATGCAGACGCGAGGGGATCTGCCCTCGTCGCTGGCGGCGGCGGCGCTGGAGTCGGTGATCGGCGCGGTGTATCTCGAGGCGGGGCTGGACGCGGTGAAGGCGTTCCTGCTGCCTCACATCGAGGCGCTCGTGCAGCGCGCCGCGAGCAGCGGGCACCAGCACAACTTCAAGTCGGTGCTGCAGCAGCACGCGCAGCAGGTGTTCGGCACGAGCCCGGTGTATGTGCTGCACGCCGAGGAGGGGCCGGATCACGCGAAGCGTTTCCTCGTCGGCGTCGAGATCGAGGGGCGCGCCTTCGATCCGTGCTGGGGGCGCTCGAAGAAGCAGGCCGAGCAGCAGGCGGCGCTGGCGGCGCTGCGGCAGCTCGGGGTGGCGGCGGAGAACGGCGACGGCGAGGTGGTGATCGTCGCCGGGCTCGAGATCGCCGAGGAGATCGTCGCGACGACGGACGCCGAGGCATCGGACAACGCGCCGGCTTGA
- a CDS encoding GAF domain-containing protein has translation MMRPPLPPSEPQRLDALMECGVLNTPPEQAFDDLTRLAAAVCQTPIALIPLVAESHQWFKSRVGIDLTETSRDVAFCAHAILSDEPLIIEDASADPRFRDNPFVIGPPHARAYAGVPLVTREGHRLGTLCVIDTRARRFSTSQIDALKALAAQASSQLDLRQTLRRMERAELGLHRALLDANEANRAKAQFLSLMSDELRTPLNEVIGAVELLRRTAADDRQRRCAEIASNAAETLLEMVSDVLDLCRIEGDDLRLQRIPFDPRGVLNDVLDAVRRQPSAASLRIIANTGDKATGTLRGDPARLRQILANLAQAALAIADAGALELHAEALAADEKSCTIHFEIRDPSGCIPLARLERLADAFRQISTSASRHFARVGLRLAIASRLADMMGSPISVDDGPGVVFSLTLRLPVYESHARVSQATVSHRRALVAVDDPIAREILDQLLRSTGVQPLHAAPGAALGDLLARHPADLVILQTPSSRDDALARVTSLRAATRLPLLLLGPNPSPEAWRAAAESGPADRAALPLAPDEFLEKAHGLLGPALEPTAAGPGAPRAA, from the coding sequence ATGATGCGGCCCCCCCTGCCCCCGTCCGAGCCTCAGCGCCTCGACGCCCTGATGGAGTGCGGCGTCCTGAATACGCCGCCCGAACAGGCGTTCGACGACCTGACCCGCCTCGCCGCGGCTGTCTGCCAGACCCCCATCGCGCTCATCCCGCTCGTCGCAGAGAGCCACCAGTGGTTCAAGTCGCGCGTCGGGATCGACCTCACCGAGACCTCGCGCGATGTCGCGTTCTGCGCGCACGCCATCCTCAGCGACGAGCCCCTCATCATCGAGGACGCGAGCGCCGACCCGCGCTTCAGAGACAACCCCTTCGTCATCGGCCCTCCCCACGCACGCGCCTACGCCGGCGTCCCGCTCGTCACCCGCGAGGGCCACCGGCTCGGCACGCTCTGCGTCATCGACACACGCGCCCGTCGCTTCTCGACCAGCCAGATCGACGCGCTCAAAGCACTCGCCGCCCAGGCGTCCAGTCAGCTCGACCTCCGCCAGACGCTCCGCCGCATGGAGCGCGCCGAGCTCGGGCTCCACCGCGCGCTCCTCGACGCCAACGAGGCCAACCGCGCCAAGGCCCAGTTCCTCTCGCTCATGAGCGACGAACTGCGCACGCCCCTGAACGAGGTCATCGGCGCCGTCGAGCTCCTGCGCCGAACCGCCGCGGACGACCGCCAGCGCCGATGCGCCGAGATCGCCTCCAACGCCGCCGAAACACTCCTCGAAATGGTCAGCGATGTCCTCGATCTCTGCCGCATCGAGGGCGACGACCTGCGCCTCCAGCGCATCCCGTTCGATCCGCGCGGCGTGCTCAACGATGTCCTCGACGCGGTCCGAAGACAACCCTCCGCCGCCTCGCTCCGGATCATCGCCAACACCGGCGACAAAGCGACCGGCACGCTCCGGGGCGATCCCGCCCGCCTGCGACAGATCCTCGCGAACCTCGCCCAGGCCGCACTCGCGATCGCGGACGCCGGCGCGCTCGAACTCCACGCCGAGGCGCTCGCCGCCGACGAGAAATCGTGCACGATCCACTTCGAGATCCGCGACCCCTCCGGCTGCATCCCCCTTGCGCGACTCGAACGCCTCGCCGACGCCTTCCGACAGATCTCCACCTCCGCTTCACGCCACTTCGCGCGCGTCGGGCTCCGTCTCGCGATCGCGTCTCGCCTCGCCGACATGATGGGATCCCCCATCAGCGTCGACGACGGCCCGGGCGTCGTCTTCTCGCTCACGCTCCGACTCCCGGTCTACGAGTCGCACGCACGCGTCAGCCAGGCCACCGTCTCGCACCGACGCGCCCTCGTCGCCGTCGACGACCCCATCGCACGCGAGATACTCGACCAGCTCCTGCGCTCCACCGGGGTCCAGCCACTCCACGCGGCGCCCGGCGCGGCGCTCGGCGACCTCCTCGCCCGCCACCCGGCCGACCTCGTGATCCTCCAGACCCCTTCGTCGCGCGACGACGCCCTCGCACGGGTCACCTCCCTGCGCGCCGCGACGCGCCTCCCACTGCTCCTGCTCGGGCCCAACCCCTCTCCCGAGGCCTGGCGCGCCGCCGCCGAATCCGGCCCCGCCGATCGCGCCGCCCTCCCGCTCGCCCCCGACGAGTTCCTCGAGAAGGCCCACGGGCTCCTCGGACCCGCCCTCGAGCCCACCGCGGCAGGCCCCGGCGCCCCCCGGGCGGCCTGA
- the rpmH gene encoding 50S ribosomal protein L34 — translation MHYPKRQSNRKRKRSIGFRARMKTKGGRALINRKRRAGRLVNVADKQF, via the coding sequence ATGCACTACCCCAAGCGCCAGAGCAACCGCAAGCGCAAGCGCTCCATCGGCTTCCGCGCTCGCATGAAGACCAAGGGCGGCCGCGCGCTCATCAACCGCAAGCGCCGCGCCGGCCGACTCGTCAACGTCGCCGACAAGCAGTTCTGA
- the sucC gene encoding ADP-forming succinate--CoA ligase subunit beta — MKIHEHQARDLLASAGIPVPPGEVITSAKDAAAAYERASKQAGTDLVVVKAQVHAGGRGKAGFVKLVRSAKEATDAATFMLSNRMKSPQTPPEGLEVKQLLVAAGVDIAKEYYLAITTDRATRRNVLIASSEGGVEIEEVAHKNPDAIKKVLLHPVAGLQPHQARTLAFDLGFTGKQVNQAADIMLKLAALYTKKDCALAEINPLIVTPAGQVLAIDAKFNFDDNAMFRQKDITALADPAEENPAELKAQEFGLTYIALDGNIGCLVNGAGLAMATMDTVKHFGGEPANFLDVGGGATEEAVTEGFRIILSDPAVKGVLVNIFGGIMRCDIIAQAIVNAAKQVGFQVPLVVRLEGTNVDQGRKILDAARKDIPTMQAGSDLADAAQKVCAAVGVLN, encoded by the coding sequence GTGAAGATCCACGAGCATCAGGCACGCGACCTGCTCGCCTCCGCCGGTATCCCCGTCCCCCCCGGCGAGGTCATCACCTCCGCCAAGGACGCCGCCGCCGCCTACGAGCGCGCCAGCAAGCAGGCAGGCACCGACCTCGTCGTCGTCAAGGCGCAGGTCCACGCCGGAGGCCGAGGCAAGGCCGGCTTCGTCAAACTCGTGCGCTCCGCCAAGGAAGCCACCGACGCCGCGACCTTCATGCTCTCCAACCGCATGAAGTCGCCCCAGACGCCCCCCGAGGGCCTCGAGGTCAAGCAACTGCTCGTCGCCGCTGGCGTCGACATCGCGAAGGAGTACTACCTCGCGATCACCACCGACCGCGCCACGCGCCGCAATGTCCTCATCGCCTCGTCCGAGGGCGGCGTCGAGATCGAGGAAGTCGCGCACAAGAACCCCGACGCGATCAAGAAGGTCCTCCTCCACCCGGTCGCCGGCCTCCAGCCCCACCAGGCGCGCACCCTCGCCTTCGATCTGGGCTTCACCGGCAAGCAGGTCAACCAGGCCGCCGACATCATGCTCAAGCTCGCGGCGCTGTACACGAAGAAGGACTGCGCGCTCGCCGAGATCAACCCGCTGATCGTCACCCCGGCCGGCCAGGTCCTCGCGATCGACGCCAAGTTCAACTTCGACGACAACGCGATGTTCCGCCAGAAGGACATCACCGCCCTCGCCGACCCCGCCGAGGAAAACCCCGCGGAACTCAAGGCCCAGGAATTCGGCCTCACCTACATCGCCCTCGACGGCAACATCGGCTGCCTCGTCAACGGCGCCGGCCTCGCCATGGCCACCATGGACACCGTCAAGCACTTCGGGGGCGAGCCCGCCAACTTCCTCGATGTCGGCGGCGGCGCCACCGAAGAAGCCGTCACCGAGGGCTTCCGGATCATCCTGTCCGACCCCGCCGTCAAGGGCGTCCTCGTCAACATCTTCGGCGGCATCATGCGCTGCGACATCATCGCCCAGGCCATCGTCAACGCCGCCAAGCAGGTCGGCTTCCAGGTCCCCCTCGTCGTCCGCCTCGAGGGCACCAATGTCGACCAGGGACGCAAGATCCTCGACGCCGCCCGCAAGGACATCCCCACCATGCAGGCCGGCTCCGACCTCGCGGACGCCGCCCAGAAGGTCTGCGCGGCGGTCGGTGTGCTGAACTAA
- a CDS encoding methyltransferase domain-containing protein, with translation MSTTSPPNASSPARQSYILGVNQAELDRLGLQHQLWASRTGALWERASIRVGDSVLDIGCGPGFASFDLARLVGPTGRVVAIDEAEFYVERLREQSRARAIDHLEALQGDVQRLTETLGTEPRFDAAYARWVLCFVKDPAAVVAQAASLLKPGGRLIVQDYFNYQTMSLAPKHDAFDRVIDAVRRSWRDRGGDPDIGGRLPAMMRSAGLTVREITPQLRVARPSETLWAWPDSFFRNFVPELAKLGYITDDDRAAFEHEWQRASHDPDAFMYTPPLVEIVAVKEVVGQ, from the coding sequence ATGAGCACGACCTCGCCACCCAACGCGTCGTCACCCGCTCGCCAGTCCTACATCCTGGGCGTGAACCAGGCCGAACTCGACCGGCTCGGGCTCCAGCACCAGCTCTGGGCCTCGCGCACCGGCGCGCTCTGGGAACGAGCCAGCATCCGCGTCGGAGACTCCGTCCTCGACATCGGCTGCGGCCCCGGGTTCGCCTCCTTCGACCTCGCCAGGCTCGTCGGCCCCACCGGACGCGTCGTCGCGATCGACGAAGCCGAGTTCTATGTCGAACGCCTGCGCGAGCAGTCCCGCGCCCGCGCCATCGACCACCTCGAAGCGCTCCAGGGCGATGTCCAGCGCCTCACCGAAACGCTCGGGACCGAACCGCGCTTCGACGCCGCCTACGCGCGCTGGGTGCTCTGCTTCGTCAAGGACCCCGCCGCCGTCGTCGCGCAGGCCGCCTCGCTGCTCAAGCCGGGCGGGCGCCTGATCGTGCAGGACTATTTCAACTACCAGACGATGTCCCTCGCGCCCAAGCACGACGCGTTCGACCGCGTCATCGACGCCGTCCGGCGCTCCTGGCGCGACCGGGGCGGCGACCCCGACATCGGAGGGCGCCTCCCCGCCATGATGCGCAGCGCCGGGCTCACGGTGCGCGAGATCACGCCCCAACTGCGCGTCGCGCGCCCGAGCGAAACCCTCTGGGCGTGGCCCGACTCCTTCTTCCGCAACTTCGTCCCCGAACTCGCCAAACTCGGCTACATCACCGACGACGACCGCGCCGCGTTCGAACACGAATGGCAGCGCGCCAGCCACGACCCCGACGCCTTCATGTACACGCCCCCGCTCGTCGAGATCGTGGCGGTGAAAGAGGTCGTGGGGCAATAG